The DNA window TGATGCCGTATGAGGACGTCACTGTCTAGAAGACACTGCTGACTGACTTGGCACTcgcttcttctttttcctccatgCATTCTCCCTCATTGTTATCTCTGAACTTTTCTTCCCCGTAACAGTCGACGAAGAAGTACAAGAAGATAAAGTAGAAGAAATTGACTAAACTCAGAAGGCAAAGTACCCAATAATAGTAATCGTAGTGACCTTCGTTAAGGTTATTCGAAACCCAACTAGGTTTTCCATCAGTTTTAGAAGCATGATCCACTATCAGCACAATCAGACTTGCTACCAAGTTCCCAACAGCCAGTCCCAATGCAAAAAGGGCCACTCCAATGCTAGCCATACTCTTTGGGAAATGAGCATAATAGAACTCTATCTGCCCAATAGCATTGAACGCCTCGGCTAATCCAGTCATGCAATACTGTGGTGCTAACCAAAAAACAGACATGTTCACTACTGATAGTGGATTTTCTGCTAATCCTAAGCTGATTGCTCTGTTTCTTCTGGTTCTTTCTACTGCCGCTGCCATTCCTGTGGCCAGACAAGAAAGAAATAGGCCAGTTCCGATCCTCAGCTCGAAGCTAAGGCCACGTTTGTGCTTCGTGTACTTGGCTAGCCAAGGAACGAGTATTCGATCATAGATAGCCACCCATATTCCCATTGTTAGGACTGCAAAGACATAGAGCCAGGCTGGTGGAATTTTGAAGTTTCCAATTATGCGCCTATCCATGGTGCCTGCTTGGAGCAAAGGGAAAGAATTCTGGCTAATAGTTACGGCAATCATGATGCTAGTAGACCAGATTGGTAGTACTTTGATAAGTGCTTTCAAGTTTTCTACTTGTTCAACCGTACAGGCTTTCCAGGGATCCCAAATTGATCCGTCAGCCTCCAACCCTCCATCGAGGTTTCTCGCAATGCAAGCTTTATTGAAGAACCTAAGGATAAGACAGAAATACATGTTAGGATAAGTGCTTTCAAGTACTTTGATAAGCCAGACATACATGTTAGGTTGCTGTCGACAGCACCATGACAACTATGTACTAATATATCTTTCATGGAATGCAATGTCGTAAACTTTAATAACCAACGCGTAAGTTTTCATGTCTAATTTTGTACCTTAGTTTTTCAGTGGGAGAAACGAGATTAGACCCCTTCTCATGATGATACCCTCCATCTGAAATTTTTGGTGGCAAAGCTAGGTGTTTGTTTTTCCAGGCCACGactaatacttgagcaaaaccAGTCATCAAGCTCTTGTTTGCTTTGACCACGACATATAGTTTAGAACCCAAGAAAAACGTAACAATTGAAACCAACATGAGGGCCACGGGAACTCCAAATCCCAAAACCCACCCaagtttattttgaatatacacTATGACTATGATTGCAATGATGACCGATATTGCCACAGAAGCATAATACCAGTTGAAAAAGCTCTGTAAGATTCTCTGATTTTTTGGGTTCTCAGGGTTATCAAATTGATCAGCCCCAAAGGCTAAAGAGCATGGCCTAATGCCTCCAGCTCCAATGGACATCAGTGCAAAAGCTGAAAAGAGGAGAGCAAGCTGGCCTGCGTTTGGTTTGGCACAATTGTCTGGATAGTGCGCGCAATGAGGAGGCCTTGCTTCTGGAAGTAAGGCTGTTAACCACAAAGCAGCTTGTCCCTACAAACAATTCCCGCAACATTTAGTGGAAATGTGAAAATAGATTGAAGGCTGAAATGGCCAAAAAATTACTTCTATGAACTAAGATTATGAACTTGAATCTAGGGGAAATGTTGAAGCAGTCGAATACTTGAAAGAAGTTCTTACAAGGAGGCTAACAACTGATCCGAGCGCAATCACGCGAAATCTACCCAAGTAAGAATCAGAAAGAAAAGCTCCAAAGGTAGGCATGAAATTTGAAATGGCTGCCCACCAAAACAAAATGCTTGCACCTGTGGCATTATCGAAGTGATACTCGCCTGTCAGGTATAAGATCATGTTTATGTGAAGGCCAACACTTGCAACTCTCTCAAATGCCTCATTTGCTGCACATTTGGAAACATGACCGACTTATTAGAAATCCTTGCTCGAGGTTCGTCTAGTAAATAGTCCAGGAACTTGTTGAGGCAAGTGTGCAAGGAAACAAACGTTTTAGAAACGTTACCTATGATAAACGGCATGGTAATAAGGCCTCCTTTCCGCTTTGAGACCTGTTGGACGGTCGTCATGGAATCTGAACAAAGCTCCATTTTCCCCTCAACTTCAACTAGACTTAACTAGcgcagaaatttaaatttttcgTTATCTGTTAGCATTTGTAGATAACAGGGTTAAACTTTCTTGAGACTGAGTTGGAATAAATAGGAGCATGGAGTCATACTTTCAGTATCTTGATATCCTAAAGCATACCTTTACCGAAACTTGATAATGAGGCCATTGCATATGATGACAAAGACTGGGGGATTTGATCTCCCGATGCTCTCAGGTATCAGTACACTTGATTTAAACCTGTAAAGATCGGTTGCTTCGTCGAATGATTCTAGAGCAATACATTGGTATCTCAGTTAACAAGACAAAACGAAACTTTGTTTCTTACAAAGTTTTTGTGGTTTTGATCTATCTTAATTTTGAGAGCGGCTCAAAGAGCTAGAAAACAAATCAAAGGCGTTACCTGGAGTACAGACCAAAAGTATAGAAATAGAATGCGAGACGGATCCCTTGCTAAGTCAGAAAAGTTGGGTGCTTAGATTGACGAGTTTTGCTATATCTCCGTCCATGTTTGTCTCATTGTCCCAATCCCAACTCATCATGAACACTGACAGGCTTGAATTTACATTTGACCTTCAGTTGAGTTACTTTGTCAATGCAAATAATCTTCTTTTTCTGTCCTGTCCTCTGTCAAATATTTGGTTGCCAAATGTATGTAATAATATCTTCTTAGATGGGATTTCTTTTTTACTGTTGAATTCAAAGATCAGATATGttgggacaaaagaaaagataaaactCTGCAGTTGATGCCGTTAGACAAAGTACAAACTATCTTCTTTTATCTTTGCTCCCAAGGTGGAGATTCTCAAACTATCTTCTTTTGGAGCAGCCAGAAAATAATTTCTTAttctttcttttaaaattttctaagaATACGCACTTCTAACTCATTTGTTCGTCCTGGCAGCGAAGTTGAATGTATTTATCCTCAACTTCCTCACAGAATCATCCATAAGCTAAAAGCAGAATAAGTTTCCAGAAGCAGCTTTTCTTCTGTAATTGAGTTCTGcattcaaaagaaaatcaatcCAACCCCATAACTATATCTGAATGCCTGTTCCAGGCTGGTAGGAACAGGGTTCAAATCCCCTTGTTCTAATGTATTCATGATTTGCAAACTGACCTCTTGTTCTCaacagcttttttttttttactatggAGAAAATTGACTATTACAAATCTGTTGAAAAGATTGGAAGCATAATTTTGTTTTACCATGTTTGAAGTATTAAAAATCCGAGGACAATTTTCCACAATTAGCTTCTTTAGCTTAAACTGAGTCAGTGGTAGAATTCAAAAGCAGTTACAAACATCTCTTTTAAttcacaaaaaaagaaaaagagttagAACAGCCAATTTTAAATTGTTGAAAACGAGTTCAATGTAAAAATGGTCACAATTTGTCCTTTCCACAAACAGAAAGAATGATcaagttcatttcttttctCCATCAACAAAGATCTGATTTGCTATATTGACGCTTCGAAAGTCACTTCATCTGAATTCCTTTCGCAGATAACGGCCTGAGTTAACTTCTTGATGGGAATAGGCGTCCCTTCCTTGACCAGACCGACAAGCTTTTAggcttttccttttgttttcctagTTTCCCACGACAAGAAGAGTGAAACATTGGATTCAAAAATGGGTTTTTGAGGGCATGCAGCTATGGCCGATTATATGGGAGAGTAAACTTCAAAGTTTGTTTTTTCCTGCTGCACCATTTTGCCTAATGGTTAGATCAAATCGTGTCTGCAAATTTAGTTGGATGTGCAATTAAGTTACTAGAAAAACAGAACGTGTTAGTATCCTGGGTTGCAATTGCAAATCATTAACAAATTCAAGGACGTAACTCCAAGGATGGATTGGTAATTTAGAAGGTGAGAAGAGACAGGAAGATCTATACTCATTActtgaaaaacaaaggaaaaaaataatttgagatCGAATTTTGTAATAGGTATAACTTCTGTATTCCTCTTATAGATACAAGGGCAAAATATAGACAGCTTTGTTCATGGTCTAATAAAGGGTATTAGTACAAATTGATTCTAACTAGATATATACATTCAGAGGGCCACCTCTGTTTCAAATGTTTCTTATTCTAGAAAGAATGTAAATCATTTgccaacaagaaaagaaaaaacaaattaagTAACAAAGAATATACTTTGGTTTTTAGCTCTCTTCAACCATCTCTTTTATCTGGCCATCCTAAACTTTGTCAATTTATCGGCATTGTCCTTCAGCTTAGTTCCCATGCCTGCCAAGAAGAACGTGTTCCATCTCTGTAAAAAGCTTCAACACATGCACTCTATGAAgtgttcaattttttaatttttggttctTTCTTGCATATCATATAACTTGCTGGCAAGGACAATGATTGGAGTTTCAGGTTACATGATTAGCTGCTTCACCATGGGTGGGATTTTAGGGGGAAGATTGGGTTTTTTACCTGCACTTTGCCATCAGATGTCCCAATTACCAACATGTCTTCATTTCTAGTCAGCGCCATGGAAAGAACTTTAGCATTTGTACCAGCTTGAAGTGTTTCTACTTTACTGAGCTTCTTTTTACTCCAAATTTCCACTAGGCCTCCCTTGCACCCCAGATAGATAAGATCTGAGCTTACAGCCATTGAACGCACATCGGAGGTTGATGGCAGCGTCCCAACAACGCTTAAGTTTGAAGTGCTCCATAACTTTTGGTACAAATGGATTTTAAGGTTAAAGTGTTAGCATTAATACTTAATTAGCATATGTGCTCCCACTGTCACTGGACTACTAAAATGAAGAATCTTAGAAACAGCAAAAAATCATGTACTGGTACAATATTGCAATCTTTTCCATTCAAGTACCTTCACAGCAGCTCCATCCAAGGGAGAACTGGCTGAATACAGCAGCCCGTCATCTGCTT is part of the Coffea eugenioides isolate CCC68of chromosome 6, Ceug_1.0, whole genome shotgun sequence genome and encodes:
- the LOC113773499 gene encoding protein NRT1/ PTR FAMILY 1.1-like, encoding MELCSDSMTTVQQVSKRKGGLITMPFIIANEAFERVASVGLHINMILYLTGEYHFDNATGASILFWWAAISNFMPTFGAFLSDSYLGRFRVIALGSVVSLLGQAALWLTALLPEARPPHCAHYPDNCAKPNAGQLALLFSAFALMSIGAGGIRPCSLAFGADQFDNPENPKNQRILQSFFNWYYASVAISVIIAIIVIVYIQNKLGWVLGFGVPVALMLVSIVTFFLGSKLYVVVKANKSLMTGFAQVLVVAWKNKHLALPPKISDGGYHHEKGSNLVSPTEKLRFFNKACIARNLDGGLEADGSIWDPWKACTVEQVENLKALIKVLPIWSTSIMIAVTISQNSFPLLQAGTMDRRIIGNFKIPPAWLYVFAVLTMGIWVAIYDRILVPWLAKYTKHKRGLSFELRIGTGLFLSCLATGMAAAVERTRRNRAISLGLAENPLSVVNMSVFWLAPQYCMTGLAEAFNAIGQIEFYYAHFPKSMASIGVALFALGLAVGNLVASLIVLIVDHASKTDGKPSWVSNNLNEGHYDYYYWVLCLLSLVNFFYFIFLYFFVDCYGEEKFRDNNEGECMEEKEEASAKSVSSVF